A window of Bacteroidales bacterium genomic DNA:
AATGACGTGCATTTTGCTGAGCCAGGAGCTGCATTTGCAGAACCTTCAGCTACTACAAATCGCACAATTGAAGACGATAATGGCAACACACTAACTTTACGCACAAGCAACTATGCAAGTTTTGCAGCAAACAAATTGCCTCATGGGAAAGGAAGTATAAGAGGAATTTTAAGCATTTTCAACGGCGGTTATCAGTTTTATATCCGCGATTTAAACGACATTGTTAATTGGGACGACCCAACAGCAAATGCTATTCTGTATGAAACTTTCAGCATTGATCCAACTACAAATGGCTGGATAATATACAGCGTAGCTGGAAGTAAAAACTGGTACTTCAACTCAGGATACAAAAACATGGCTGTAACTGCTTCGGGATCTGATGTAGCATGTGATGATTATTTAATTACTCCAGCTATAAGTCTTAGTGGTGCTACTAATCCTATCTTAACATTAAAATCATGGACTCGCGATATTGATGCTGGATTTGCAGAGCCTCTTGAAGTTTTAATATCTTCAAACTATTCAGGAAGTGGCAACCCAAATGCTGCAACTTGGGATAAACTTAATGTTACCCTTGCAAGTCAAAACAGTCAAACTTGGACAGAAAGCAACGAGGTTAATTTGAGCAGTTATTCTGGTAAAACCGTTCGTATAGCGTTTCATTATAAAAGTTCTGGCGTTTCTTCAGGCAACTTTAGTGCTTGGCAAATTGATGATGTAAAAATTACCAAATAAAATGCTGAAGAATATCCTGAAATTGCTAACAAATACGGAATAGGTTTTATTCCAAATTTTGTAATTATTAAAAGTGGACAAATTATATTAAAAAAATATAGGGAGAATTTCCCAAAAATGAATTAGAAGAAAAAACTATCTTCTTATTTTGATTGGAATTAAAAGATGAATGAAAATCAACAAGTAAATTTAAACAATTCAAGGATGCTTTGTATGGATGTTTGCACAAATAAAGGTTTAGAAGAAATAAAAAAAGTTATAGGGAATACTCCTTTAATTGAAATTGATGGAGTTTTGGCAAAACTAGAAACTACAAATCCTTCTGGAAGCATTAAAGACAGAATAGCTTCTTTCATGATTGAAGAGGCTGAAAAGAGAGGGGAATTAAAAAAGGGGATGAAAATAATTGAGGTTACTACCGGAAATACTGGTATCGCATTATCTTTGGTTTCATTAATTAAAGGATATGAATTTCTTGCTGTTACACCAGAATTTGTGAGTGATGAAAGAAAAAAGATGATGAAGATGTTCGGTGCCCAAATAGTTTTGACTCCTGCTTCTGAGAATATGAATGGAGCAGTTAAAAAATACGAAGAACTTATAAAAGAAAATCCCAATGCTTGGC
This region includes:
- a CDS encoding DUF5017 domain-containing protein, giving the protein MKTYMKPIILLTALFSILLTSCVNDDFDTPEIIIPKYDGNSNSTIANLKAMYQGVLYSIEQDTVIQGVVVANDESGNFYKTLIIQDGTAGIEVKIDRYDMYTSFKVGQRVFIKCKGLYLGDYGKLVQLGYIYNGAIGRIPDIIADNHIFRDSLPGLAPAPKILTIPTLTPDYLSMLVQINDVHFAEPGAAFAEPSATTNRTIEDDNGNTLTLRTSNYASFAANKLPHGKGSIRGILSIFNGGYQFYIRDLNDIVNWDDPTANAILYETFSIDPTTNGWIIYSVAGSKNWYFNSGYKNMAVTASGSDVACDDYLITPAISLSGATNPILTLKSWTRDIDAGFAEPLEVLISSNYSGSGNPNAATWDKLNVTLASQNSQTWTESNEVNLSSYSGKTVRIAFHYKSSGVSSGNFSAWQIDDVKITK
- a CDS encoding pyridoxal-phosphate dependent enzyme, which translates into the protein MDVCTNKGLEEIKKVIGNTPLIEIDGVLAKLETTNPSGSIKDRIASFMIEEAEKRGELKKGMKIIEVTTGNTGIALSLVSLIKGYEFLAVTPEFVSDERKKMMKMFGAQIVLTPASENMNGAVKKYEELIKENPNAW